The following coding sequences lie in one Thalassoglobus polymorphus genomic window:
- a CDS encoding DUF1501 domain-containing protein: MNPVDEYRQQMNRRLFFGRSGIGIAALASLLESDGQAAANEPRRNSIGGLSNLPHTVAKAKRVIYLFQSGGPSQVDLLDYKPQLKEKFGTDVPKSVYPDERKTTMTSAQTKFATAPSIFNFQQRGESGLWMSEVLQNTGQMADDLCIINSMHTPAINHDPAMTMLQTGSQIPGRPSIGSWLNYGLGSETSDLPAFVAMSSKGSAKQGQPLYDRLWGSGFLPSQYQGIKFRNQGAPVLDIYDPPGVSREIRRKMLDQLAKLNELKYEQAGDPEIETRIKQYELAFEMQQSVPDLLDTTQETQATLNLYGPDVHKQGTYAYNCLLARRLAERGVRFIQLFHQGWDQHARLPRGVRAQCRDTDQPTAALLADLKSRGMLEDTLVVWGGEFGRTIYSQGKLTPTNYGRDHHGQCFSVWLAGGGVQGGLTYGATDDYSVNVVENPVNVHDLHATMLHLLGIDHERLIYPFQGRDFRLTDVHGKVVNEILV, from the coding sequence ATGAATCCAGTTGACGAATACCGACAGCAGATGAATCGCCGGCTTTTCTTCGGTCGCTCGGGGATTGGGATCGCTGCGCTGGCATCACTGTTAGAATCCGACGGACAGGCAGCAGCGAATGAACCGCGACGAAATTCCATCGGCGGGCTCTCGAATCTTCCCCACACGGTTGCCAAGGCCAAACGGGTCATCTACCTGTTCCAATCGGGTGGCCCGTCACAGGTTGACTTGCTCGACTACAAACCGCAGCTGAAAGAAAAATTCGGGACAGATGTCCCCAAGTCTGTGTATCCCGATGAACGTAAAACAACGATGACATCGGCCCAGACAAAGTTTGCGACGGCTCCGAGCATTTTCAATTTTCAACAGCGAGGAGAAAGCGGCCTGTGGATGAGCGAAGTCCTCCAGAACACCGGTCAAATGGCAGATGATTTGTGCATCATCAATTCCATGCACACCCCAGCTATCAATCACGATCCGGCGATGACCATGCTGCAAACCGGATCGCAAATCCCCGGTCGTCCCAGCATTGGCTCGTGGCTGAATTACGGACTCGGGTCTGAAACATCGGACCTTCCCGCCTTCGTCGCCATGAGTTCCAAAGGAAGTGCCAAGCAGGGGCAGCCACTGTACGATCGTCTTTGGGGAAGTGGCTTCCTGCCGTCGCAGTATCAGGGAATCAAGTTTCGAAATCAGGGAGCCCCCGTTCTCGACATCTACGATCCTCCGGGAGTCAGTCGCGAAATACGACGCAAAATGCTCGACCAGTTGGCGAAGCTGAACGAACTGAAATACGAACAGGCGGGCGATCCTGAAATCGAAACGCGTATCAAGCAGTACGAACTTGCCTTTGAAATGCAGCAATCTGTTCCGGACCTGCTTGATACAACACAAGAGACTCAAGCAACACTGAATCTTTACGGTCCTGATGTACATAAGCAGGGAACGTATGCGTATAACTGCCTGCTCGCCAGAAGACTTGCCGAGCGCGGAGTCCGTTTCATTCAACTGTTTCACCAAGGTTGGGATCAACACGCCAGATTGCCACGTGGTGTTCGCGCACAGTGTCGGGACACGGATCAACCGACAGCGGCACTGCTCGCAGATTTGAAATCACGAGGCATGTTAGAAGACACCCTTGTTGTCTGGGGCGGCGAGTTTGGGCGAACTATTTACTCCCAGGGAAAGCTGACCCCAACGAACTATGGTCGCGACCATCACGGTCAATGCTTCTCTGTCTGGCTTGCAGGTGGCGGCGTTCAAGGCGGCCTGACTTACGGAGCCACAGACGATTACAGCGTCAACGTCGTAGAGAATCCAGTCAATGTCCACGACCTGCACGCCACGATGCTTCACCTTCTGGGCATCGACCATGAACGCCTCATCTACCCATTCCAGGGGAGAGACTTTCGCTTGACTGATGTTCACGGAAAAGTCGTCAATGAGATATTGGTGTGA